In one window of Toxotes jaculatrix isolate fToxJac2 chromosome 10, fToxJac2.pri, whole genome shotgun sequence DNA:
- the LOC121188505 gene encoding cis-aconitate decarboxylase-like: MISTLQKTIRPMWAARGLHKSAMEVLKHPAPEDTVTASFGKFISEIKPQHLSSSVLHRSKRMVLDSIGVGLIGSTTEVFELVLQHCQHMYAPDDISSVYGRGGTRLSPTLAAFVNGVATHSMDFDDTWHPATHPSGAVLPAVLALSDMIPSNSKPSGLDFLLAFNVGIEIQGRLMRFSNEAHNIPKRFHPPSVVGTMGSAAACARLLSLDHSQCSHALAIAASLSGAPMANAATQSKPLHIGNASRLGLEAALLASRGLEASSLVLDAVAGVAGFSAFYEDYVPQPLESPNDGHTFLLEEQDMGFKRFPAHLGMHWVADAAASIHKLLVGVGPGTVSPAQVQEIQLRVPKSKYINRPFPESEHEARHSFQFNACSALLDGEVTVQSFTPAAMNRPELLALLSRVHVEHPHDNPANFNHMYGEVQVTLVGGDILKGRCDTFYGHWRNPLTDESLRKKFRNNAGVVLPSEKVERLIEVVEELDRLGNCTPLLSQLQ; this comes from the exons ATGATCTCCACACTACAG aaaacCATTAGACCAATGTGGGCTGCCAGAGGACTGCATAAGTCAGCAATGGAAG TTTTGAAACACCCAGCCCCTGAGGATACAGTCACAGCTAGCTTTGGGAAGTTCATCAGTGAAATAAAGCCCCAGCACTTGTCCTCCTCAGTCCTCCACCGCAGCAAAAGGATGGTGCTGGACAGCATTGGAGTTGGTCTGATTGGCAGCACAACAGAGGTGTTCGAACTGGTCCTGCAGCACTGCCAg CACATGTATGCGCCTGATGACATCAGCTCTGTATACGGACGTGGGGGCACCAGGCTCTCCCCGACACTGGCAGCTTTTGTCAATGGAGTGGCT ACTCACTCCATGGACTTTGATGATACGTGGCACCCTGCCACTCATCCCTCAGGAGCCGTCCTCCCTGCTGTGTTAGCACTCAGTGACATGATACCGTCTAACAGCAAACCTAGTGGCCTGGACTTCCTGTTGGCTTTCAATGTCGGCATCGAGATCCAGGGTCGACTGATGAGGTTCTCTAACGAGGCCCACAACATCCCCAAGAG GTTTCACCCTCCCAGTGTTGTAGGGACAATGGGAAGTGCAGCTGCCTGTGCTCGCCTCTTGTCCTTGGATCACTCCCAGTGCAGTCATGCATTGGCCATAGCTGCTTCTCTGTCTGGAGCTCCAATGGCTAATGCTGCCACTCAGTCTAAACCCCTGCACATTGGCAACGCTTCACGTTTGGGGCTGGAGGCCGCTCTGCTGGCCTCCCGAGGTCTAGAGGCGAGTTCCCTGGTCTTGGATGCTGTTGCAGGGGTGGCTGGCTTCAGTGCTTTTTATGAAGACTATGTGCCACAGCCCTTAGAATCGCCCAATGATGGCCATACATTCCTGCTAGAGGAGCAGGACATGGGCTTCAAGCGCTTCCCCGCCCACCTGGGGATGCACTGGGTGGCAGATGCTGCAGCCTCAATCCATAAGCTTCTTGTGGGAGTTGGCCCTGGCACTGTCTCCCCAGCTCAGGTCCAAGAGATCCAGCTCAGAGTCCCTAAATCAAAGTACATCAACAGGCCTTTCCCTGAGTCTGAGCATGAAGCACGCCACTCCTTCCAGTTCAATGCTTGCAGCGCTCTCCTGGATGGTGAGGTGACTGTGCAGTCCTTCACTCCCGCTGCCATGAACCGCCCTGAGCTGCTTGCTCTGCTGAGCCGTGTTCATGTGGAGCATCCCCACGACAACCCTGCTAATTTCAACCACATGTATGGTGAAGTCCAGGTGACACTTGTTGGGGGAGACATTCTGAAGGGACGCTGTGACACCTTCTATGGTCACTGGCGCAACCCACTGACTGATGAGAGCCTGAGGAAGAAGTTCAGAAACAACGCAGGGGTGGTGCTTCCTTCAGAAAAGGTTGAGAGGCTGATTGAAgtggtggaggagctggacagACTTGGGAACTGCACCCCCCTTCTCTCACAGCTGCAATGA